Proteins encoded by one window of Cydia fagiglandana chromosome Z, ilCydFagi1.1, whole genome shotgun sequence:
- the LOC134678185 gene encoding gustatory receptor 5a for trehalose-like isoform X2 encodes MKQRKRLQAQKSQKQNLPYECFHDDFLQIMAKIFRFSRWFGVAGSGNVLWKTFGLCILLLLGVIEGVAIWRVVRALAGLSIDIEGHRSVTARLAGATFYASSITTLILSWKLSSSWETIALYWASIDRSIAINVSSDKNIKTRMITVTSVMVTCVVVEHAMSMMSQVGFDCPPSLVLKRYTLMSHGFLLLRTDYSIWFAVPLLFMSKIATILWNYQDILIVLISMGLTSRYNTLNQYVAKFSTPNKDFPWNPHDECSKGQTWRRIREAYVKQAQLVRRLDKSLGGLILLSNLVNFYFICLQLFLGITQGLSGDVIKRLYYVVSLVWLCVRVSCVVLAAADINVHSTKALRHLHASDRHYYNVEIVRLQNQLSKDYVALTGLGFFSLNRTILLQMAGAIITYELVLIQFDDHGFTEHKSALNSTTF; translated from the exons GATTTTTTACAGATAATGGCAAAAATATTCCGCTTCTCACGTTGGTTTGGTGTAGCTGGCTCTGGAAATGTTTTGTGGAAAACATTTGGGCTTTGCATTTTGCTTTTGCTCGGAGTCATAGAAGGCGTTGCTATTTGGCGTGTGGTTAGAGCACTTGCTGGATTATCTATTGATATTGAAGGTCATA GGAGTGTAACTGCGCGGCTAGCAGGAGCAACTTTCTACGCTTCCTCGATAACTACACTTATTCTTTCTTGGAAGTTGTCTTCGTCATGGGAAACAATAGCTTTATATTGGGCTTCAATCGATCGAAGTATAGCAATTAACGTTTCATcagataaaaatataaaaacccgGATGATCACAGTAACGTCTGTGATGGTAACTTGTGTTGTTG TGGAACACGCCATGAGCATGATGTCACAAGTTGGATTCGACTGCCCGCCTTCACTTGTACTAAAGCGGTACACACTGATGTCTCATGGATTTTTGTTACTCAGAA CGGattattcgatatggtttgcCGTACCGCTTCTCTTTATGAGCAAAATAGCTACGATCCTCTGGAACTATCAAGATATACTTATAGTATTAATAAGCATGGGATTGACTTCTCGATACAACACACTTAACCAATACGTTGCCAAGTTCTCTACACCCAACAAGGATTTTCCTTGGAACCCT CATGATGAGTGCAGTAAAGGGCAAACGTGGCGCAGAATACGTGAGGCGTATGTAAAGCAGGCCCAGCTCGTTCGCCGATTGGATAAGTCACTGGGCGGACTCATCCTGCTCTCTAACCTTGTCAATTTTTACTTCATTTGTCTACAGTTATTTCTAGGGATTAC ACAAGGACTTTCTGGAGATGTGATAAAACGTTTGTACTACGTGGTGTCGTTGGTGTGGCTATGCGTCAGAGTGAGTTGCGTCGTGCTCGCGGCTGCCGATATAAACGTGCACTCCACGAAAGCTCTCCGGCACCTCCATGCTAGTGACAGACACTACTACAATGTAGAG ATTGTGAGGTTACAAAATCAACTCAGTAAAGATTATGTTGCTTTAACGGGACTGGGATTTTTTTCTCTTAACAGAACAATTTTATTGCAA ATGGCGGGAGCAATAATCACGTATGAATTAGTACTAATACAATTCGATGATCATGGATTTACGGAACATAAGTCTGCTCTAAATTCCACAACGTTCTAA
- the LOC134678185 gene encoding gustatory receptor 5a for trehalose-like isoform X1, producing MVIMKQRKRLQAQKSQKQNLPYECFHDDFLQIMAKIFRFSRWFGVAGSGNVLWKTFGLCILLLLGVIEGVAIWRVVRALAGLSIDIEGHRSVTARLAGATFYASSITTLILSWKLSSSWETIALYWASIDRSIAINVSSDKNIKTRMITVTSVMVTCVVVEHAMSMMSQVGFDCPPSLVLKRYTLMSHGFLLLRTDYSIWFAVPLLFMSKIATILWNYQDILIVLISMGLTSRYNTLNQYVAKFSTPNKDFPWNPHDECSKGQTWRRIREAYVKQAQLVRRLDKSLGGLILLSNLVNFYFICLQLFLGITQGLSGDVIKRLYYVVSLVWLCVRVSCVVLAAADINVHSTKALRHLHASDRHYYNVEIVRLQNQLSKDYVALTGLGFFSLNRTILLQMAGAIITYELVLIQFDDHGFTEHKSALNSTTF from the exons GATTTTTTACAGATAATGGCAAAAATATTCCGCTTCTCACGTTGGTTTGGTGTAGCTGGCTCTGGAAATGTTTTGTGGAAAACATTTGGGCTTTGCATTTTGCTTTTGCTCGGAGTCATAGAAGGCGTTGCTATTTGGCGTGTGGTTAGAGCACTTGCTGGATTATCTATTGATATTGAAGGTCATA GGAGTGTAACTGCGCGGCTAGCAGGAGCAACTTTCTACGCTTCCTCGATAACTACACTTATTCTTTCTTGGAAGTTGTCTTCGTCATGGGAAACAATAGCTTTATATTGGGCTTCAATCGATCGAAGTATAGCAATTAACGTTTCATcagataaaaatataaaaacccgGATGATCACAGTAACGTCTGTGATGGTAACTTGTGTTGTTG TGGAACACGCCATGAGCATGATGTCACAAGTTGGATTCGACTGCCCGCCTTCACTTGTACTAAAGCGGTACACACTGATGTCTCATGGATTTTTGTTACTCAGAA CGGattattcgatatggtttgcCGTACCGCTTCTCTTTATGAGCAAAATAGCTACGATCCTCTGGAACTATCAAGATATACTTATAGTATTAATAAGCATGGGATTGACTTCTCGATACAACACACTTAACCAATACGTTGCCAAGTTCTCTACACCCAACAAGGATTTTCCTTGGAACCCT CATGATGAGTGCAGTAAAGGGCAAACGTGGCGCAGAATACGTGAGGCGTATGTAAAGCAGGCCCAGCTCGTTCGCCGATTGGATAAGTCACTGGGCGGACTCATCCTGCTCTCTAACCTTGTCAATTTTTACTTCATTTGTCTACAGTTATTTCTAGGGATTAC ACAAGGACTTTCTGGAGATGTGATAAAACGTTTGTACTACGTGGTGTCGTTGGTGTGGCTATGCGTCAGAGTGAGTTGCGTCGTGCTCGCGGCTGCCGATATAAACGTGCACTCCACGAAAGCTCTCCGGCACCTCCATGCTAGTGACAGACACTACTACAATGTAGAG ATTGTGAGGTTACAAAATCAACTCAGTAAAGATTATGTTGCTTTAACGGGACTGGGATTTTTTTCTCTTAACAGAACAATTTTATTGCAA ATGGCGGGAGCAATAATCACGTATGAATTAGTACTAATACAATTCGATGATCATGGATTTACGGAACATAAGTCTGCTCTAAATTCCACAACGTTCTAA
- the LOC134678185 gene encoding gustatory receptor 5a for trehalose-like isoform X3: MVIMKQRKRLQAQKSQKQNLPYECFHDDFLQIMAKIFRFSRWFGVAGSGNVLWKTFGLCILLLLGVIEGVAIWRVVRALAGLSIDIEGHRSVTARLAGATFYASSITTLILSWKLSSSWETIALYWASIDRSIAINVSSDKNIKTRMITVTSVMVTCVVVEHAMSMMSQVGFDCPPSLVLKRYTLMSHGFLLLRTDYSIWFAVPLLFMSKIATILWNYQDILIVLISMGLTSRYNTLNQYVAKFSTPNKDFPWNPHDECSKGQTWRRIREAYVKQAQLVRRLDKSLGGLILLSNLVNFYFICLQLFLGITQGLSGDVIKRLYYVVSLVWLCVRVSCVVLAAADINVHSTKALRHLHASDRHYYNVEIVRLQNQLSKDYVALTGLGFFSLNRTILLQVHGGSNNHV; the protein is encoded by the exons GATTTTTTACAGATAATGGCAAAAATATTCCGCTTCTCACGTTGGTTTGGTGTAGCTGGCTCTGGAAATGTTTTGTGGAAAACATTTGGGCTTTGCATTTTGCTTTTGCTCGGAGTCATAGAAGGCGTTGCTATTTGGCGTGTGGTTAGAGCACTTGCTGGATTATCTATTGATATTGAAGGTCATA GGAGTGTAACTGCGCGGCTAGCAGGAGCAACTTTCTACGCTTCCTCGATAACTACACTTATTCTTTCTTGGAAGTTGTCTTCGTCATGGGAAACAATAGCTTTATATTGGGCTTCAATCGATCGAAGTATAGCAATTAACGTTTCATcagataaaaatataaaaacccgGATGATCACAGTAACGTCTGTGATGGTAACTTGTGTTGTTG TGGAACACGCCATGAGCATGATGTCACAAGTTGGATTCGACTGCCCGCCTTCACTTGTACTAAAGCGGTACACACTGATGTCTCATGGATTTTTGTTACTCAGAA CGGattattcgatatggtttgcCGTACCGCTTCTCTTTATGAGCAAAATAGCTACGATCCTCTGGAACTATCAAGATATACTTATAGTATTAATAAGCATGGGATTGACTTCTCGATACAACACACTTAACCAATACGTTGCCAAGTTCTCTACACCCAACAAGGATTTTCCTTGGAACCCT CATGATGAGTGCAGTAAAGGGCAAACGTGGCGCAGAATACGTGAGGCGTATGTAAAGCAGGCCCAGCTCGTTCGCCGATTGGATAAGTCACTGGGCGGACTCATCCTGCTCTCTAACCTTGTCAATTTTTACTTCATTTGTCTACAGTTATTTCTAGGGATTAC ACAAGGACTTTCTGGAGATGTGATAAAACGTTTGTACTACGTGGTGTCGTTGGTGTGGCTATGCGTCAGAGTGAGTTGCGTCGTGCTCGCGGCTGCCGATATAAACGTGCACTCCACGAAAGCTCTCCGGCACCTCCATGCTAGTGACAGACACTACTACAATGTAGAG ATTGTGAGGTTACAAAATCAACTCAGTAAAGATTATGTTGCTTTAACGGGACTGGGATTTTTTTCTCTTAACAGAACAATTTTATTGCAAGTAC ATGGCGGGAGCAATAATCACGTATGA